A genomic window from Lotus japonicus ecotype B-129 chromosome 1, LjGifu_v1.2 includes:
- the LOC130731482 gene encoding NAD(P)H-dependent 6'-deoxychalcone synthase-like, which yields MAAIIEIPTKVLTNSSGQQRIPVIGMGSAPDFTCKKDTRDAIIEAIKQGYMHFDTAAAYGSEQALGEALKEALDLGLLVSREELFVTSKLWVTENQPHLVVSALQKSLKTLQLEYLDLYLIHWPLTSQPGKFSFPIVVEDLLPFDVKGVWESMEECLKLRLTRAIAVSNFSVKKLQNLLSVANILPAVNQVEMNLAWQQKELRAFCNANGIVLTAFSPLRKGASRGPNEVMENDMLKEIAEAHGKSIAQVSLRWLYEQGVTFVAKSYDKERMSQNLQIFDWALTKEEVEKIDQIKQNRLIPGPTKPQLNDLFE from the exons ATGGCTGCTATTATTGAAATCCCAACAAAGGTGCTTACTAACTCCTCTGGCCAACAGAGGATTCCAGTGATTGGAATGGGATCAGCTCCTGACTTTACATGTAAGAAAGACACTAGAGATGcaatcattgaagccatcaaacAAGGTTACATGCACTTTGACACTGCTGCAGCATATGGCTCTGAACAAGCTCTTGGTGAAGCTTTGAAGGAAGCACTTGACCTTGGACT ACTTGTCTCTCGTGAAGAGCTCTTTGTCACTTCCAAGCTTTGGGTTACTGAAAACCAACCTCATCTTGTTGTTTCTGCTTTGCAAAAATCACTCAA AACTCTTCAATTGGAGTATTTGGACCTGTACTTGATCCACTGGCCTCTCACTTCTCAGCCAGGAAAGTTTTCATTTCCAATTGTTGTGGAGGATCTCTTGCCATTTGATGTCAAGGGTGTGTGGGAATCCATGGAAGAGTGCCTAAAACTTCGCCTCACAAGAGCTATTGCAGTCAGCAACTTCTCTGTTAAGAAACTTCAAAATCTGCTCTCTGTTGCCAATATCCTTCCTGCTGTGAATCAA GTGGAGATGAACCTTGCATGGCAACAAAAGGAACTAAGAGCGTTCTGCAATGCAAATGGAATAGTCCTGACTGCCTTTTCACCTCTAAGGAAAGGAGCCAGCAGGGGACCAAATGAAGTTATGGAGAATGATATGCTCAAAGAGATTGCTGAGGCTCATGGCAAGTCTATAGCTCAAGTTAGTCTAAGGTGGTTGTATGAACAAGGAGTCACATTTGTGGCAAAGAGCTATGATAAGGAGAGGATGAGCcaaaatctgcaaatctttgaTTGGGCATTGACAAAGGAGGAGGTTGAGAAAATAGATCAAATCAAGCAAAACCGTTTGATTCCTGGACCAACCAAGCCCCAACTCAATGATCTCTTTGAATGA
- the LOC130732887 gene encoding NAD(P)H-dependent 6'-deoxychalcone synthase-like — MAAIIEIPTKVLTNSSSQQKIPVIGMGSAPDFTCKKDTRDAIIEAIKQGYRHFDTAAAYGSEQALGEALKEALDLGLVSREELFVTSKLWVTENQPHLVVSALQKSLKTLQLEYLDLYLIHWPLTSQPGKFSFPIVVEDLLPFDVKGVWESMEECLKVGLTKAIGVSNFSVKKLQNLLSVANILPAVNQVEMNLAWQQKELRAFCNANGIVLTAFSPLRKGASRGPNEVMENDMLKEIAEAHGKSIAQVSLRWLYEQGVTFVAKSYDKGRMNQNLQIFDWALTKEELEKIDQIKQNRLIPGPTKPQLNDLFE, encoded by the exons ATGGCTGCTATTATTGAAATCCCAACAAAGGTGCTTACTAACTCCTCTAGCCAACAGAAGATTCCAGTGATTGGAATGGGATCAGCTCCTGACTTTACATGTAAGAAAGACACTAGAGATGcaatcattgaagccatcaaacAAGGTTACAGGCACTTTGACACTGCTGCTGCATATGGCTCTGAACAAGCTCTTGGTGAAGCTTTGAAGGAAGCACTTGACCTTGGACTTGTCTCTCGTGAAGAGCTCTTTGTCACTTCCAAGCTTTGGGTTACTGAAAATCAACCTCATCTTGTTGTTTCTGCTTTGCAAAAATCACTCAA AACTCTTCAATTGGAGTATTTGGACCTGTACTTGATCCATTGGCCTCTCACTTCTCAACCAGGAAAGTTTTCATTTCCAATTGTTGTGGAGGATCTCTTGCCATTTGATGTCAAGGGTGTGTGGGAATCCATGGAAGAGTGCCTAAAAGTTGGCCTCACCAAAGCTATTGGAGTCAGCAACTTCTCTGTTAAGAAACTTCAAAATCTGCTCTCTGTTGCCAATATCCTTCCTGCTGTGAATCAA GTGGAGATGAACCTTGCATGGCAACAAAAGGAACTAAGAGCGTTCTGCAATGCAAATGGAATAGTCCTGACTGCTTTTTCACCTCTAAGGAAAGGAGCCAGCAGGGGACCAAATGAAGTTATGGAGAATGATATGCTCAAAGAGATTGCTGAGGCTCATGGCAAGTCTATAGCTCAAGTTAGTCTAAGGTGGTTGTATGAACAAGGAGTCACATTTGTGGCAAAGAGCTATGATAAAGGGAGGATGAACCAAAATCTACAAATCTTTGATTGGGCATTGACAAAGGAGGAGCTTGAGAAAATAGATCAAATCAAGCAAAACCGTTTGATTCCTGGACCAACCAAGCCCCAGCTCAATGATCTCTTTGAATGA